From Tachyglossus aculeatus isolate mTacAcu1 unplaced genomic scaffold, mTacAcu1.pri scaffold_126_arrow_ctg1, whole genome shotgun sequence, the proteins below share one genomic window:
- the LOC119922834 gene encoding olfactory receptor 13G1-like: MSEFVILGLLNSPEMQPLLFAVFLCVYLVAVLGNGLIMAAVSLSAALHTPMYVMLLPLVLVDVVCTSSIVPKMLETTLGPRKTISYSGCMAQLLFFTWSLGAEMVLFTAMAFDRYVAICFPLHYAAVMSRQTCSALLAAVLLVAVTNAWVHTVLVLRLTSCGSDAVDHFFCEIPALLALSYSPVRANEVMVFVVDVALAMGDFVLTCLSYGFIVAAILRIWSAEGKRKAFSICSSHLCVVSLYYSPVIYTHFRPASSYSFDRDKVVAALYTLVTPTLIPIVYSLRNREIQAGIRKVFSSLKCR, from the coding sequence ATGTCCGAGTTCGTCATCCTGGGCCTTTTGAACAGCCCCGAGATGCAGCCCCTCCTCTTCGCCGTCTTCCTGTGCGTCTACCTGGTGGCCGTGCTGGGAAATGGTCTCATCATGGCCGCGGTCTCCCTCAGCGCggccctgcacacccccatgtacgtcatgctgctgcctcTGGTCCTGGTGGACGTCGTGTGCACCTCCTCCatcgtccccaagatgctggagaCCACACTGGGGCCCCGGAAGACCATCTCCTACAGCGGCTGCATGGCCCAGCTCCTCTTCTTCACCTGGTCCCTGGGGGCCGAGATGGTCCTCTTCACCGCCATGGCcttcgaccgctacgtggccatctgcttccccctccaCTATGCCGCCGTCATGAGCCGGCAGACATGCTCTGCCCTCCTGGCCGCCGTCCTCCTCGTCGCCGTCACCAACGCCTGGGTGCACACGGTCCTCGTCCTCCGGCTGACCTCCTGCGGGTCGGACGCCGTCGACCACTTCTTCTGCGAGATCCCCGCCCTGCTGGCCCTCTCCTACAGCCCCGTCCGGGCCAACGAGGTGATGGTCTTCGTGGTCGACGTCGCCCTAGCCATGGGGGACTTCGTGCTGACCTGCCTCTCCTACGGCTTCATCGTGGCCGCCATCCTCCGCATCTGGTCGGCCGAAGGCAAGAGGAaggccttctccatctgctcctcccacctctgcgTGGTCTCCCTCTACTACTCTCcggtcatctacacccacttccggCCCGCCTCCTCCTACTCGTTCGacagggacaaggtggtggcCGCCTTATACACGCTGGTCACGCCCACCCTAATCCCCATCGTCTATAGCCTCCGCAACAGAGAGATCCAGGCGGGCATCCGGAAGGTCTTCTCCTCCCTGAAGTGCCGATAG